One segment of Gasterosteus aculeatus chromosome 3, fGasAcu3.hap1.1, whole genome shotgun sequence DNA contains the following:
- the jcadb gene encoding junctional cadherin 5-associated protein gives MYSVEDLLISHGYKLPRSGPPSAAPYDKRPADCQRDLVDNRAGRGTLNGYEADRGASITGLYGSRQALVKGYPAADIEGGERILRRKELGIGILGDAQPLGDSLATDSGFYDVPSLTYSESLSHDERDISYWRRRGQDFSILLDYADGRELRASAGAWRPQALIAAEEHRAERQAQQLWEDISWLRDLDAAPGQLRVTGERKCQSLGTEEWRPAVGLGRQLSDGDGDRWAQDQYRLRTPEGFFHPRTKAKSQSLPRVLSPDGTASRELIPSRPSLPDRQRISSTVFSGPYSRYIYSGAVVRDRWGRNAGPSSHVALLPKPRFSRPLKPPSYEIHQQTRGSAEMLAIEQGAKQKERPIYYPRGGELRQDYFAQHSLTGMEPPGYIPPPSYRRGPPPRAVSMNRNEMANLRWRAESLQMPHSDPGRWFYRQAGSWLEHYGARAASYRKLLHSGHEEQPGHARPLPSEDPRVKQISGGPCGNSLTDTDKIRNVNKDVLPAKILGQSTHDSAFPPQQGSALNIDTRKTALTENDSSNRWCNRGLNKKSESVGPEQNRSQFFPSSILGKPPPPPCKPADQGVSETVTEVKKVELSEPPEKDKSKNLKKRLSETIFCLVSVPVTPVTTGTIRDQNNNNEKSPDPADSPSDNKTGHLTNQSLQSTSSAEAELQALTGSIASSKTSSRASSKMFKKVPCRPPKINHYKEMKLSGTWPANQYRDQETQTSPEVQKPDSENKEAQQDPVPPGTEIPPESSGVVGTGFSFPIKGVKSLKLSSNSAFSLTATFSNQLNKSTAQQPAVPPSGNVEETKPAASGGQEPFEQLLLRPASQRPWDAVKELETIKKEVQDQEQQQQEQSSKQPSVDKCIEDLNEAYKDILELGTASNKVPNGSVQIPERIKIRLTSEPLNKPSSLRRSAVSWSVDPEYREVKSAFSRPATKSVTFSKQLREELPVPPRETGFREYRVLTHLSRRRSNDGRTVKLDLPDEPIETPLCDFSPTTSTAAAEVPWADRQPMQDASTLTSPPDYEDICQTLRHPRDPADGSNAAAGHIRSNDTGTPQDLSAESEEDCPICKRELENQMRQGPLPPLHEENSSDSSTNQNGSPPRRAALESPAGDTEAEELKDSSLNRSGSGQCAEIREQHSMTLEIVGVGEKTDNAQAENAVTPAGSIPPNGATEESPSTTAIDAPADPQVTAEQSAGETATKEGELGEKEAITGKTAAGVAPKQAAEVRSECEGLDGSMPDDKQEQEKKPFAAPEHRLGPWAHLGRDHPGLPEFPPDRLPLSVPPNLDRRLSLSLEGERRSKGPAQRMEALQTKLAISPGRVAVERLDRMREVDIMYRVRRLSIRSTDSGEGEAEGEGEGKDEQEEKPHPAPQGDKENDQDWEVTHSRQISQKTVLQDEENSSLSEPHDPSRVETA, from the exons ATGTACAGCGTGGAGGACCTCCTCATTTCTCACGGATATAAGTTGCCCAGGAGCGGCCCCCCGTCTGCCGCGCCTTATGACAAGCGCCCCGCTGACTGCCAGCGCGACCTCGTGGACAACAGGGCTGGCCGAGGGACGCTGAACGGGTATGAGGCCGACCGCGGGGCGTCTATCACGGGCCTCTACGGCAGCAGGCAGGCACTGGTGAAGGGCTACCCCGCCGCGGACATCGAGGGCGGGGAAAGGAtcctgaggaggaaggagcTCGGCATCGGTATCCTAGGTGACGCTCAGCCCTTGGGCGATTCTCTGGCCACAGATAGTGG GTTCTACGATGTTCCTAGTTTGACTTATTCAGAGTCGCTGAGCCACGACGAGAGGGATATTTCCTACTGGCGGAGGCGAGGTCAGGACTTTAGTATCCTCCTGGACTATGCTGATGGCAGGGAGCTGAGGGCCTCGGCTGGCGCATGGAGGCCACAGGCCCTGATCGCAGCAGAGGAACACAGAGCAGAGAGGCAAGCGCAGCAACTATGGGAAGACATTTCCTGGCTAAGGGACCTGGATGCAGCCCCTGGTCAGCTAAGGGTGACTGGAGAGAGGAAGTGCCAGAGCCTCGGTACAGAGGAGTGGAGGCCTGCTGTGGGCCTGGGAAGGCAGCTGTCCGATGGGGACGGGGACAGGTGGGCTCAGGACCAGTACCGTCTGAGGACACCTGAGGGTTTTTTTCACCCAAGAACTAAGGCAAAGTCTCAGTCTCTCCCCAGAGTTTTGTCACCCGATGGAACTGCCAGCAGGGAGCTTATTCCCTCCAGGCCGAGCCTTCCTGATAGACAGAGGATAAGCAGCACTGTCTTCTCTGGACCCTATAGTAGGTATATCTATAGCGGTGCTGTTGTCAGGGACCGGTGGGGTAGGAATGCAGGGCCAAGCAGCCATGTTGCACTTTTACCAAAGCCCAGGTTCAGCAGGCCTTTAAAGCCTCCGTCTTATGAGATTCACCAGCAGACTAGGGGTAGCGCAGAAATGCTCGCTATAGAGCAGGGtgccaaacaaaaagaaaggccTATCTACTATCCAAGGGGTGGGGAGCTGAGACAAGACTATTTCGCACAACACTCCCTCACTGGAATGGAGCCCCCGGGCTACATCCCACCCCCATCTTATAGAAGAGGCCCACCCCCGAGAGCAGTTTCGATGAACCGCAATGAAATGGCAAACCTAAGATGGAGGGCGGAATCTCTGCAGATGCCCCACTCAGATCCTGGAAGGTGGTTTTACAGACAGGCAGGTTCGTGGCTGGAACATTACGGAGCCCGCGCTGCTTCCTATAGAAAACTGCTACATTCTGGACACGAAGAACAACCAGGCCATGCCCGTCCATTACCCTCCGAAGACCCAAGAGTGAAGCAAATCTCAGGAGGGCCTTGCGGAAATTCTCTCACTGACACTGACAAGATCCGTAACGTCAACAAAGACGTTCTGCCCGCTAAGATATTAGGACAATCTACACATGATAGTGCCTTTCCTCCCCAACAGGGGTCAGCTCTCAATATCGACACCCGCAAAACAGCTCTCACTGAGAACGACAGCAGTAATCGATGGTGCAACAGgggattaaacaaaaaaagtgaaagcGTAGGGCCTGAACAAAACCGCAGTCAATTTTTTCCTTCGTCTATTCTGGGtaaacccccacctcccccatgCAAGCCGGCCGACCAGGGTGTCTCTGAAACTGTGACTGAAGTAAAAAAGGTGGAACTGTCTGAACCACCAGAGAAAGACAAATCCAAGAATCTGAAAAAGAGACTTAGCGAAACAATTTTTTGTTTGGTGTCTGTACCTGTTACTCCAGTTACCACTGGAACAATCCGGGATCAGAATAACAACAATGAGAAGTCACCAGACCCAGCGGACAGTCCAAGTGACAACAAAACTGGCCATTTAACAAACCAAAGTCTCCAAAGCACATCTTCAGCTGAAGCTGAGTTGCAAGCACTTACTGGTAGCATAGCAAGCAGCAAAACAAGTAGTCGAGCGAGCagcaaaatgtttaaaaaagtacCCTGTAGACCCCCTAAAATAAACCATTACAAGGAGATGAAACTGTCGGGAACGTGGCCTGCAAACCAGTATAGAGACCAGGAGACACAAACTAGCCCAGAGGTCCAAAAACCTGACTCTGAAAACAAGGAAGCACAACAAGACCCTGTCCCTCCTGGTACTGAAATCCCTCCTGAAAGCAGCGGTGTAGTGGGCACAGGCTTCAGCTTTCCTATAAAGGGAGTGAAGAGCCTGAAACTGTCAAGCAACAGCGCCTTCTCCCTAACCGCCACCTTCTCCAACCAGCTGAACAAGAGCACAGCTCAGCAGCCAGCAGTACCACCCTCAGGAAATGTGGAGGAGACCAAACCAGCAGCAAGTGGTGGGCAGGAGCCATTTGAGCAGTTACTGCTGAGACCAGCCAGCCAGCGCCCATGGGATGCTGTCAAAGAGCTGGAGACCATCAAAAAAGAGGTACAGGatcaagagcagcagcagcaggagcagagcaGCAAACAGCCCAGTGTTGACAAGTGCATAGAGGACCTCAACGAGGCCTACAAAGACATCTTGGAGCTAGGCACTGCCAGCAATAAAGTCCCAAACGGTTCTGTTCAAATCCCTGAGCGTATCAAAATCCGATTGACATCAGAACCTCTCAACAAACCCAGCAGCCTTAGGCGCAGTGCAGTCAGCTGGTCTGTTGACCCAGAATACAGGGAAGTCAAGAGCGCCTTCTCCAGGCCCGCAACAAAGTCTGTGACCTTCAGCAAGCAACTTAGGGAGGAGCTTCCCGTCCCACCTCGGGAGACAGGTTTCAGAGAATACAGGGTTCTAACGCATCTTTCGCGCAGACGGAGCAACGACGGCAGGACAGTGAAACTGGACCTGCCAGATGAGCCTATTGAGACACCACTTTGCGACTTCAGTCCGACAACCAGCACCGCAGCAGCTGAGGTGCCGTGGGCAGATAGGCAGCCCATGCAGGACGCCTCTACGCTCACCAGTCCTCCCGATTATGAGGACATATGCCAGACTTTGCGTCACCCCAGAGACCCGGCGGACGGCAGCAATGCGGCCGCAGGCCATATTAGATCTAATGACACCGGGACGCCTCAAGATCTCAGCGCCGAATCAGAGGAGGATTGCCCTATTTGTAAAAGAGAGCTGGAGAATCAGATGAGACAGGGCCCATTGCCTCCACTTCACGAGGAGAACAGCTCAGATAGCTCGACCAATCAAAACGGCAGTCCACCGCGACGTGCTGCTTTGGAAAGTCCGGCAGGAGATACAGAAGCAGAGGAGCTGAAAGACTCAAGTTTGAATCGGTCAGGGTCTGGGCAGTGTGCTGAGATACGGGAGCAGCATTCAATGACACTGGAAATTGTGGGAGTGGGTGAGAAAACGGACAATGCTCAGGCAGAAAACGCAGTTACTCCCGCTGGGAGCATCCCTCCAAATGGAGCCACGGAGGAGAGCCCGTCCACAACAGCAATTGATGCGCCAGCAGACCCCCAAGTCACAGCGGAACAGAGTGCCGGTGAGACAGCAACTAAGGAAGGAGAGTTAGGAGAGAAGGAAGCCATTACAGGAAAAACAGCTGCGGGCGTCGCACCCAAACAGGCAGCTGAAGTGAGAAGTGAGTGTGAGGGACTAGATGGTTCGATGCCTGATGACAAGCAGGAGCAAGAGAAGAAGCCATTTGCTGCTCCAGAGCATCGACTCGGCCCGTGGGCTCATCTGGGGCGAGACCACCCGGGTCTACCGGAGTTTCCGCCAGACAGACTGCCACTTTCAGTTCCCCCAAACCTAGACCGGAGGCTGTCTCTTAGTttagagggggagaggaggagcaagGGCCCCGCCCAGCGAATGGAGGCTTTGCAGACCAAGCTGGCCATTTCCCCGGGTCGCGTGGCAGTGGAGCGCCTGGACCGGATGAGGGAGGTGGACATCATGTATCGCGTGAGGCGCCTCA
- the kcnj9 gene encoding G protein-activated inward rectifier potassium channel 3 — MALENSVIAARPDSLSLPVEEKGDAEGEEVEASAEAGAFDLSEEPGPVVASADPAQPPPPLAKVRKSFQNKLLEREAKANEPRKKTQGTEKERGRFGWGRTRRKRQRYVEKNGRCNVSHGNMRETYRYLTDIFTTLVDLNWRCSLFVFVMAYAVTWLFFGAIWYLIAYCRGDLDHLGDETWTPCVNNVNGFISAFLFSIETETTIGYGHRVITDQCPVGTMLLLLQAILGSMVNAFMVGCMFVKISQPNKRAETLVFSKHAVISLRDDKLCLMFRVGDLRSSHIVGANMRAKLIKSKQTQEGEFIPLDQTDISVGFETGDDRLFLVSPLVISHEIDLHSPFWDMSQSQLGKEDFEIMVILEGMVEATGMTCQARSSYLAEEVMWGHRFSPMMLLAEGFFDIDYGAFHHTFEVDTPPCSARELSLAAARLDAHLYWSISSRLDEEPTLANQAAEPPDSGSADGRGGEPIFIVGEMTDIQEQTGLGELNGCVATDQSESEA, encoded by the exons ATGGCGCTGGAGAACTCGGTAATCGCCGCACGCCCGGACTCCCTCTCGCTCCccgtggaggagaagggggacgCGGAGGGGGAAGAGGTGGAGGCCTCCGCCGAGGCCGGAGCCTTCGACCTGTCGGAGGAGCCGGGCCCCGTCGTCGCCTCCGCCGACCCGGCGCAGCCGCCCCCGCCCTTGGCCAAGGTCAGAAAGTCCTTCCAGAACAAGCTGCTGGAGCGAGAGGCCAAAGCCAACGAGCCCAGGAAGAAGACCcaggggacggagaaggagagggggagattCGGCTGGG GTCGGACGCGGCGCAAGCGCCAGCGCTACGTGGAGAAGAACGGTCGCTGCAACGTGTCGCACGGTAACATGCGGGAGACCTACCGCTACCTGACCGACATCTTCACCACGCTGGTGGACCTCAACTGGCGCTGCTCGCTCTTCGTCTTCGTCATGGCCTACGCCGTCACGTGGCTCTTCTTCGGGGCCATCTGGTACCTCATAGCGTACTGCAG GGGGGATCTGGACCATCTGGGGGATGAGACGTGGACGCCGTGCGTCAACAATGTCAACGGCTTTATCTcggccttcctcttctccatcgAGACGGAGACGACCATTGGCTACGGCCACCGCGTCATCACCGACCAGTGCCCAGTGGGcaccatgctgctgctgctgcaggccatACTGGGCTCCATGGTCAACGCCTTCATG GTCGGCTGCATGTTTGTGAAGATCTCGCAGCCCAACAAACGGGCGGAGACGCTGGTGTTCTCCAAACACGCCGTCATCTCGCTGAGGGACGACAAGCTCTGCCTGATGTTCAGGGTGGGCGACCTGCGCAGCTCGCACATCGTGGGGGCCAACATGAGGGCCAAGCTCATCAAGTCCAAACAGACGCAGGAGG gCGAGTTCATCCCGCTGGACCAGACGGACATCAGCGTGGGCTTTGAGACGGGCGACGATCGTCTCTTCCTGGTCTCCCCGCTGGTGATCTCCCACGAGATCGACCTGCACTCCCCCTTCTGGGACATGTCGCAGTCCCAGCTGGGGAAGGAGGACTTTGAGATCATGGTGATCCTGGAGGGAATGGTGGAGGCCACCG ggatgaCGTGCCAGGCGAGGAGCTCCTATCTAGCCGAGGAGGTCATGTGGGGTCACAGGTTCAGCCCGATGATGCTGCTGGCAGAGGGCTTCTTCGACATCGACTACGGAGCCTTTCATCACACGTTTGAG GTGGACACGCCCCCCTGCTCGGCACGGGAGCTCTCGTTGGCTGCAGCCCGGCTGGACGCTCACCTCTACTGGTCCATCTCCAGCAGGCTGGACGAGGAGCCCACCCTGGCCAACCAGGCGGCCGAGCCGCCGGACAGCGGCTCGGCCGACGGCAGAGGAGGGGAGCCCATCTTCATCGTGGGCGAGATGACGGACATCCAGGAGCAGACGGGACTGGGCGAGCTGAACGGCTGCGTGGCCACCGACCAGTCGGAATCAGAGGCCTAG
- the eif3f gene encoding eukaryotic translation initiation factor 3 subunit F yields the protein MSVSGPVVKIHPVVLASICDSYERRNEGASRVIGTLLGTVDKHSIEVTNCFSVPHNESEDEVAVDMEFAKNMYELHKRVSPTEVIIGWYATGFDITEHSVLIHEYYSREATNPIHLTMDTALQSGKMSIRAYVSAQMGVPGKTVGVMFTPLTVKYVYYDTERIGVDLLQRTRVLPNRTKGLTSDLSQVGCSAARLQDMLTTMLAYIDDVLSGKVAADNSVGRFLMDLVNKVPTISAEDFENMLNSNINDLLMVTYLSNLTQAQIALNEKLVLL from the exons ATGTCGGTGTCCGGGCCAGTGGTGAAAATTCACCCCGTCGTTCTCGCCTCTATCTGCGACTCTTACGAGCGGAGAAATGAGGGAGCGAGTCGTGTGATCGGGACCCTGTTGG GAACTGTTGACAAGCACTCCATTGAGGTGACCAACTGCTTCTCTGTCCCGCACAACGAGTCTGAAGATGAG GTTGCTGTGGACATGGAGTTTGCAAAGAACATGTACGAGCTCCACAAGCGGGTGTCTCCCACTGAGGTCATCATCGGATG GTACGCCACCGGCTTTGACATCACAGAACACTCGGTGCTCATCCACGAGTACTACAGCCGCGAGGCCACCAACCCCATTCACCTGACGATGGACACGGCGCTGCAGAGTGGCAAGATGAGCATCCGCGCCTACGTCAG TGCGCAGATGGGTGTGCCTGGAAAGACTGTTGGTGTGATGTTCACCCCACTGACTGTCAAGTATGTTTACTATGACACCGAGAGGATAGGCG TGGATCTTCTGCAGCGGACGCGTGTGCTTCCGAATCGCACCAAGGGCCTCACCTCTGATCTGTCCCAGGTGGGCTGCTCTGCAGCCAGGCTGCAGGACATGCTGACCACCATGCTCGCATACATCGACGACGTGCTG TCTGGCAAAGTGGCGGCAGACAACAGCGTGGGCCGCTTCCTGATGGACCTGGTCAACAAGGTGCCCACCATCTCGGCCGAGGACTTTGAGAACATGCTCAATTCCAACATCAAC